From Actinomyces procaprae:
GCTCCGCGCACCAGCGCGGCCAGGCGGTGGGCGAGGGTGCTCTTCCCGCTGCCCGAGCGCCCGTCGATGGCGACGACGGCGGGCTGGCCCGTCGGCCCGCCCGCGCGGCCAAGCGCGTATCGGAGTAGATCGGGCAACGCGGTGACGCTCCAGGAGGGGGCCGGCGGCTCCTCTGGCTGCCGGTGTATGCCAGGCGCGGGGACCGTGCGCGGGCGAGTTGATGAGCGGGCGTGATTACACGGCATACCGGTGACCGAACCTTTCATCGATGTTTGTGGCGAGGTCGCGGATGGCGCGGAAGAGGACGATGCCGAACACGATGTTGACAACCCATCCGCGTGTCCACCAGACGGCGTCGATCGGCCACAGCCCGTACATGACCGTCCAGGAGACCAGCGAAGCGGTGAGTGTGATGGCGGCCAATGATGTCCCCAGTACAGCCGCGCGCAGTGATTCCGTGCCCAGGAGGACGAGGCAGGAGATGAGGCCGAGGATGCACAGGAGGATGGTCGAGTTGGAGTATGCCTCCATCATCTGGCGCACCTGCTTTGTAAGCGCATAGCGCATCGACGGCCCGTAGGAGAAGTCCTCGTCAAGGCGCATGACGATCTGCGCCAGCAGCGCCAAAGACCATGCGGCGACCGTCCACCACTCGGTCCGTCGACGTCGCGGAAGTCGGGTCGGTGCTTGCAGCAGGATCGAATCAACCGGCGGAGTGCCCCACCGTTTGCTGTCGCGGCCGGGGAAGGGCGAGGAGGATTTGGGTTCGGAGGGGCCGGAGGGTGCCGACGCAGGAGAGCCAGAGGAACTCATACCTGGATGATGCCATCAGAGGGCGCGGGCGGAGCTGCGCAGGTGGACCGGACGTCCTCGCCACTTCAACCGACCTCGGCACGTAACAACTACCGACCTCGGTACGTAACAACTACCGACCTCGGTACGTAACAACTACCGACCTCGGTACGTAAGATCTACCGATCTCGGTGGGGGAGGTGGGATGCGGGAGGTGGGATGCGGGATGCGGGATGGGGGATGGGGAGTCCGCTCGGGGCCTGGCTGCGACCGGGCGGCGCGCCCTAGCCTGAGCGGGCGCGACCGCCCGGGCCGCGGGAGAGGAACCACCATGACCGCCACCACCGACGAATCCGTCTTCGCCGCCGAGAACGTATTCGGCAAGGGCGAGCTGAACACCGCCTTCGCCCAGTACTTCATCGGCGACAGCTACCTGAACAACCTCGTCGACGACCCCGAGTGCGCCGTCGGCGTCCACAACGTCACCTTCTCACCCGGCTGCCGCAACAACTGGCACATCCACCACGCCACCTCCGGCGGCGGCCAGGTGCTCATCTGCACCGCCGGTTCCGGCTGGTACCAGGAGGAGGGGCAGGACGCCGTCTCCCTCGAGCCCGGCTCCGTGGTGTTCATCCGCGCCGGCGTCAAGCACTGGCACGGTGCCAAGGCCGACTCCTGGTTCTCCCACATCGCGCTCGCGGTTCCCGGGGAGAACACCTCCAACGAGTGGCTCGAGCCCGTCGACGACGACGCCTACGCTGCTCTGTGAGTGGCGCCCCCGCGTTCGCGGTCGCCGCTCCCTCCCTCTCCCCAACCTACGGTCGAAACATGAGATGTTTCGTCTCAGTTACCCGCGGGGTGCGAACCTTGAGCCCAGCGCGGGACGCCCGCCTGCTCGAAGACGTG
This genomic window contains:
- a CDS encoding cupin domain-containing protein, which produces MTATTDESVFAAENVFGKGELNTAFAQYFIGDSYLNNLVDDPECAVGVHNVTFSPGCRNNWHIHHATSGGGQVLICTAGSGWYQEEGQDAVSLEPGSVVFIRAGVKHWHGAKADSWFSHIALAVPGENTSNEWLEPVDDDAYAAL